TTTGGTGCTAATAATAATGCTGTAGCTGCTCCAATTATGCCACCAACAAGAACTCCAAGGATAAAGTCTTTACCATTTACTTCGTCATTACGGTAAATAGTTTCTCTACTTTCGTTATTGTAAGGTAGAGGTGGATACGTAGACTGCATTTGTTGGTTATACGATGATTGATTTTCATAATACTCATTATTGTGTTTTGCATCATTATAATTTGGTTTATTGTGATTATAATTGCTCATTTGACTTCCTCCAATAACTTATTATTTTTTTTTCGAATCGTATTCATTATAACCTGCTTCTTCTAATGCTTTCCGCTCTTTCCATTTGTCTCGAACGCCAAGAAAAACATTACTCCATTGAATCACTTGTGCAATCTTCTCTTCGTTTTTTTCTACCTCTGAAGAAACGGAAGAAGTAATCCGTTGAATAGAATAGTTTAAACCATTAACAGACGTTCCTACATTTTTTACTGCATCTACAACCGTGTTCAACTTCTCTGATTTTTTTTGAATATCTTCAGCTAATTCATTTGTTTTATGAAGAAGTTGCGCTGTTTCTTTCGTTACATTTTGTAAATTTGTATCTAGCCCTTCCAGTGTACTAGCAACATTATTTAATGTCTTTTTCACAGAAAATAAAGTAACTGCCAGGCTTATACAAAGTACTAAAAATGCAATTGCAGCTATAATAGCAGCTATGTATAAGAGATTTTCCATTTTGTATCCTCCTTC
The nucleotide sequence above comes from Psychrobacillus glaciei. Encoded proteins:
- a CDS encoding DUF948 domain-containing protein, producing the protein MENLLYIAAIIAAIAFLVLCISLAVTLFSVKKTLNNVASTLEGLDTNLQNVTKETAQLLHKTNELAEDIQKKSEKLNTVVDAVKNVGTSVNGLNYSIQRITSSVSSEVEKNEEKIAQVIQWSNVFLGVRDKWKERKALEEAGYNEYDSKKK